A single genomic interval of Dyella sp. GSA-30 harbors:
- a CDS encoding type I polyketide synthase — MNDEAIAIIGMALRAPQAETLEEYWHLLLAGRDCLTRGPGLQDSSSGEEDRFVDVCGKLRDIDAFDAAFFEFRPSEAELIDPQQRFFLECAWEALESAGHLQSRDRKRIGVYASAGFSTYLADNVYPTHAHAKDGERLELLLANDRDFFAARVAYKLDLKGPAVMVQAACASSLAAVHFAVQSLLLGECDMALAGGAAIDVSRGDGYYYEPNLIFSSDGNVRSFDRDASGTVPSAGAGVVLLKRLEDAINDGDPIHAVVLGSAMTNDGGARAGMTAPTAEGVARAAREALTVARTRAEEVGYIEAHGSGTRLGDRTEVRGLLATYANARRTAPCWIGSVKSNIGHLDVASGVAGLIKAALIAYHGRIPPSINCRQSLQELEGDAAQLRVVRSEEALVAPEGGVPKVGLNSMGLGGHNVHFILARHVDSPRTRSASSDFELLAWSAREEAAANALGDRIATHLQTHSTQSLHDVAFALAACRPDWSVRRAVVVERNGPDLVAQLRDATRGRSPGLPRLVIGQFPGLGEIPRFDRVAMTGCSELLRVVDDCLAWTEREQGAEFALELSHALSEQPMAGGIFLMSPQPPNPFSLAVRHAALCVWSVAMARQFVAWGLKVDAWCGYSLGEFAAAVMAGIFSLEDALRLVLARAALLASDVSYGSLLAVSEDAEAIAPFLSDDLFVAIDAGPGFCVVGGQAQSLQRFSKDAAARDIAIKPLDGNGAFHTRLATAALPAFQAVLGGVQWNRGTARFDSGLLGLPDAGEQASSAAYWMRHLVECIQYRNLLDNQFLRGPTTLIEFGMGGDLTAIAKRSAGALHAQGQVTALRCADPEGGACEQHMLKGLARLWTHGAEVDWRRYHDAKQQTPRRVWLPTYPFQRQSYWISAPRSTSVGVSRSSTYTIGWEPCISQQRGSRDVDCLRIHMTGKGDLSNSHDIAVWFDLGSNSFIAGQQTIPAAATEELAALLESFSSRHIVLHFDAVDYDKYDFRAAGQLSSALVCVARAAEQLRAKRFVVVANQAFWIDRNDTGRPIGQMLAACTLVLEQECPALSYSFLDLGGDRHSLERVLRLLPDMGGIYAWRKGQLLERTACPLIVSPVAHPLLRNDATYLITGGGGMLGAPIVAHLRETYGARVIVVGRSIEEAAHTGDNAAANSGIVRIAADVCDADSLSRGLARAGIGVTEINGIFHLAGLTMEVATIGELSSSHIDQQLATRCQGMAVLDTLFGSDGPDFKVVFSSTASILGGRGLYGYAASCALADGLAQSRTRAGSAWLSLGWDGWKWAGNNADAFALGEHFFNVDEALELLDSLLVHGQQGHVLCMKGDFVKRLSAAKHGKRSAPSIRTGGDQSSVKAAVKNSLDDLVVGLWTEMMGRPVDPDDEFFELGGDSLLAVRITGAVRKRWGVRLPMTLFMEKATPRRFARALSEQLATQGESAIVSALQNSESGRKAAGGARLADLTPVLNAAARLIMARTCCNVEAPEAVLPKHERLFQYFKEIVDDDSRLSSISHERIDSELQALEARLRGMTDEPAYEALISCVIQLGKKMDRIVQGFDSALEILFEGDDQSYASMAYRHMPEAAKVLDCLSELGAAFASRNADRPLRVLEIGGGLGVATEKLIPQLPAGTEYIFSDISISFFPEIRDRFPHITCELLDLDAVDLAGQFQGRGPFDLIVGANALHCAKSVAGALQRLKPLLAPDGALLLMEALYNEPWHLIAMGPLEGYLSCTDFRCAQPGPFLSIPIWRRILSEAQFDMQMDISDIARYEGLGQAAFLATTQENPSRKMG, encoded by the coding sequence ATGAACGACGAAGCTATAGCCATCATTGGGATGGCCTTGCGAGCCCCGCAAGCCGAAACCCTGGAAGAATACTGGCATTTGCTGCTGGCAGGACGCGATTGCCTCACGCGCGGCCCGGGCTTGCAAGACAGTTCCAGCGGCGAGGAGGACCGGTTTGTTGACGTTTGTGGAAAACTCCGCGATATCGACGCATTCGACGCCGCTTTTTTCGAGTTCCGCCCGAGCGAGGCTGAGCTCATCGACCCGCAGCAGCGCTTTTTTCTCGAATGCGCCTGGGAAGCTCTCGAGTCCGCCGGGCATCTCCAGAGTCGTGACCGCAAGCGTATCGGCGTCTACGCGTCCGCCGGGTTTTCCACCTATCTGGCTGACAATGTCTATCCTACGCATGCCCATGCGAAGGATGGCGAGCGGCTCGAGTTGCTGCTGGCAAACGATCGGGATTTCTTCGCGGCGCGAGTTGCCTACAAACTCGATCTGAAAGGTCCGGCTGTCATGGTGCAGGCAGCATGCGCCAGTTCGCTGGCTGCGGTTCATTTCGCCGTCCAGTCTCTTCTGTTGGGCGAATGCGACATGGCGTTAGCCGGCGGGGCTGCGATCGATGTCAGCCGAGGGGACGGATACTACTACGAACCCAATCTCATTTTTTCGTCAGACGGAAATGTGCGAAGCTTTGATCGGGATGCTAGCGGCACGGTGCCTTCCGCTGGGGCGGGGGTGGTGCTGTTGAAGCGACTCGAAGACGCCATCAACGACGGCGATCCAATCCACGCTGTCGTGCTGGGTTCAGCGATGACGAACGACGGCGGGGCACGAGCGGGCATGACAGCACCGACCGCCGAGGGCGTTGCACGGGCCGCCAGGGAGGCTCTCACCGTGGCTCGCACGCGAGCGGAGGAGGTGGGCTATATCGAGGCCCACGGAAGCGGCACTCGTCTGGGTGACCGCACTGAAGTCCGTGGCCTGCTGGCGACATACGCCAATGCGCGCCGCACCGCCCCGTGTTGGATCGGCTCCGTGAAATCCAACATCGGCCATCTCGATGTCGCTTCGGGTGTCGCCGGGCTGATCAAGGCCGCGCTTATTGCATATCACGGTCGTATACCGCCGTCCATCAATTGCCGCCAGTCTCTGCAAGAACTGGAGGGCGACGCTGCGCAGTTGCGAGTGGTTCGCAGCGAGGAGGCACTGGTTGCGCCAGAGGGCGGCGTGCCGAAAGTCGGCCTCAACTCAATGGGTTTGGGCGGACACAATGTGCACTTCATCCTCGCCCGGCACGTAGATTCGCCGCGCACAAGATCTGCATCTTCGGACTTCGAATTGCTTGCCTGGAGCGCCCGTGAGGAAGCGGCGGCTAACGCACTCGGCGATAGAATTGCCACGCATCTGCAGACGCATTCGACGCAGTCGCTGCACGACGTTGCCTTTGCCCTTGCTGCTTGCCGCCCAGATTGGTCCGTGCGGCGGGCGGTCGTTGTCGAACGGAATGGGCCGGATCTTGTTGCACAGTTGCGCGACGCAACGCGCGGCCGCTCTCCAGGGCTGCCTCGTCTTGTCATTGGACAATTTCCAGGGCTCGGCGAGATTCCAAGATTCGATCGAGTAGCGATGACTGGTTGTTCCGAACTGCTACGTGTTGTGGATGACTGTCTTGCATGGACGGAAAGAGAACAAGGCGCCGAGTTCGCGCTTGAACTCAGTCACGCGCTGAGCGAGCAGCCCATGGCCGGTGGCATCTTCCTGATGTCCCCACAGCCACCGAATCCATTCTCGCTTGCCGTTAGACATGCGGCACTCTGTGTCTGGTCGGTGGCGATGGCGCGGCAGTTTGTGGCGTGGGGGCTAAAAGTCGACGCATGGTGCGGATACAGTCTGGGTGAATTTGCAGCAGCAGTGATGGCTGGGATTTTTAGCCTGGAAGACGCGTTGCGTTTGGTTTTGGCGCGCGCGGCTCTGCTGGCGAGCGATGTCTCTTACGGCTCCCTGCTGGCCGTTTCGGAAGATGCCGAAGCCATCGCCCCATTTCTGTCCGATGACCTATTCGTGGCGATAGACGCCGGTCCTGGGTTTTGCGTGGTCGGCGGACAGGCCCAAAGTCTGCAGCGTTTTTCCAAGGATGCTGCGGCGCGTGACATAGCGATCAAACCCCTGGACGGAAATGGCGCTTTTCATACGCGGCTCGCGACTGCTGCGCTGCCTGCCTTCCAGGCTGTCCTGGGCGGCGTGCAATGGAACCGGGGTACGGCGCGCTTCGATTCCGGACTGCTTGGCCTTCCCGATGCAGGTGAACAGGCCTCCTCAGCCGCTTACTGGATGCGGCACTTGGTCGAATGTATTCAGTACCGCAATTTGCTCGACAATCAATTTTTGCGAGGGCCAACAACTCTGATCGAGTTCGGGATGGGCGGCGATTTGACGGCGATTGCCAAGCGCAGCGCTGGCGCCCTTCATGCTCAAGGGCAGGTAACGGCGTTGCGCTGTGCCGACCCGGAAGGAGGCGCATGCGAGCAACATATGCTAAAAGGACTCGCGCGCCTGTGGACACACGGTGCGGAGGTCGATTGGCGCCGCTATCACGATGCGAAACAGCAAACACCGCGTAGGGTCTGGTTGCCGACGTATCCTTTCCAACGCCAAAGCTACTGGATATCTGCACCACGATCCACGTCTGTCGGTGTTTCGCGGTCGAGCACGTACACGATCGGTTGGGAGCCGTGCATCTCGCAGCAGCGTGGCTCGCGCGACGTCGATTGCCTACGCATTCACATGACGGGAAAGGGCGATCTTTCGAATTCTCACGATATTGCGGTCTGGTTTGATCTGGGGTCGAATTCCTTCATCGCAGGGCAGCAGACCATTCCCGCCGCGGCCACTGAAGAGCTGGCTGCCTTGCTCGAATCATTTTCGAGTCGGCATATCGTGCTTCACTTCGATGCAGTCGACTACGACAAATATGACTTCCGCGCAGCAGGTCAGCTATCCAGTGCTCTCGTATGCGTCGCACGAGCAGCGGAGCAGCTGCGTGCGAAGCGATTCGTCGTCGTAGCGAATCAAGCCTTTTGGATCGACCGAAACGATACCGGACGTCCCATTGGTCAAATGCTTGCGGCATGCACGTTGGTGCTCGAGCAAGAATGCCCGGCACTGTCGTACTCGTTTCTCGATCTCGGCGGCGACCGGCATTCACTGGAGCGCGTGCTGCGCCTGCTGCCGGACATGGGCGGCATTTACGCGTGGCGTAAAGGGCAGCTTCTTGAACGTACAGCTTGTCCTCTCATCGTCTCACCCGTGGCGCATCCGTTGTTGAGGAACGATGCAACGTACTTGATCACCGGCGGCGGCGGGATGCTTGGAGCGCCTATTGTTGCTCACCTTCGCGAGACCTATGGTGCGCGCGTGATCGTGGTGGGGAGGTCGATTGAAGAGGCGGCCCACACAGGGGACAACGCTGCGGCCAATTCCGGCATAGTAAGGATCGCCGCCGACGTTTGCGACGCCGATTCGTTAAGTCGCGGTCTTGCCCGGGCTGGAATCGGCGTCACGGAGATCAATGGCATCTTCCACTTGGCCGGATTGACGATGGAGGTGGCGACCATAGGAGAGCTGTCGTCGTCACATATCGATCAACAATTGGCGACACGCTGCCAGGGCATGGCCGTGCTCGACACGCTGTTCGGATCCGATGGTCCGGATTTCAAAGTCGTGTTCTCCAGCACGGCGTCGATCCTGGGAGGCCGGGGCCTCTATGGCTACGCGGCTTCTTGTGCCCTTGCAGACGGATTGGCTCAAAGTCGGACGCGCGCTGGATCCGCGTGGCTGAGTTTGGGCTGGGATGGGTGGAAATGGGCAGGAAATAATGCAGACGCGTTTGCTTTGGGAGAGCATTTTTTCAACGTCGACGAGGCGCTGGAATTGTTGGATAGCCTGTTGGTACATGGGCAGCAAGGGCACGTGCTATGCATGAAGGGGGACTTCGTCAAACGCTTGAGTGCCGCAAAGCACGGCAAGCGCAGTGCGCCTTCGATACGCACGGGCGGAGATCAATCATCGGTTAAAGCTGCCGTGAAGAATTCGCTCGACGACCTCGTCGTCGGCCTCTGGACGGAGATGATGGGACGGCCTGTCGATCCGGACGATGAGTTCTTCGAACTGGGAGGCGATTCCCTGTTGGCGGTTCGTATCACGGGGGCGGTTCGCAAGCGCTGGGGCGTGCGTCTGCCGATGACCCTGTTCATGGAAAAGGCAACGCCTCGCCGGTTCGCTCGAGCCTTGTCGGAACAATTGGCGACGCAAGGGGAAAGCGCGATTGTCTCCGCGTTGCAGAATTCGGAATCGGGGCGAAAGGCTGCAGGCGGGGCGCGCCTGGCCGACCTGACGCCCGTGCTAAATGCAGCCGCGCGACTGATCATGGCTCGTACATGCTGCAATGTCGAAGCACCCGAGGCGGTCTTGCCCAAGCATGAACGCTTGTTTCAATACTTTAAGGAAATCGTGGACGACGATTCCAGACTTTCGTCAATAAGCCACGAGCGCATCGACTCTGAATTGCAGGCATTGGAAGCGCGATTGCGCGGCATGACCGACGAACCCGCCTACGAGGCGCTGATTTCTTGCGTCATTCAATTGGGAAAGAAGATGGATCGGATCGTTCAAGGATTCGATTCGGCATTGGAGATCCTGTTCGAAGGCGACGATCAGTCCTACGCGTCCATGGCCTACCGCCACATGCCAGAAGCGGCGAAGGTGCTCGACTGCCTGAGTGAACTAGGCGCCGCATTCGCCAGCCGAAATGCCGATCGGCCGTTACGCGTGCTCGAGATCGGCGGCGGCTTGGGGGTGGCGACGGAGAAGCTGATACCGCAACTTCCGGCCGGCACTGAGTATATTTTTAGCGATATTTCTATTAGCTTTTTTCCTGAGATCCGCGATAGGTTTCCGCACATCACATGCGAGCTGCTGGATTTGGATGCCGTAGATCTAGCCGGGCAGTTCCAGGGTCGAGGTCCGTTCGACCTCATCGTAGGAGCGAACGCTTTGCATTGCGCGAAGTCGGTTGCGGGAGCGTTGCAGCGGCTTAAACCTCTGCTTGCGCCTGATGGCGCTCTGTTGCTGATGGAGGCGCTGTACAATGAGCCGTGGCACCTCATTGCCATGGGGCCTTTGGAAGGCTATTTGAGCTGCACGGATTTTCGATGCGCGCAGCCCGGGCCATTTCTCTCCATACCTATTTGGCGACGGATACTCTCCGAAGCGCAATTCGATATGCAGATGGATATTTCCGATATCGCGCGTTACGAGGGGTTGGGTCAAGCTGCATTCTTGGCAACGACTCAAGAAAATCCCTCTCGGAAGATGGGCTAA
- a CDS encoding non-ribosomal peptide synthetase, which produces MLTLLDAIERHEQRQPDAIALRFLKDPDAAADEITYTELCERFRSFGKRLLLDEMSHERVIIACSSGIDYVVAILGCFFAGAVAVPYMAPRARMRARFVEMLVACDAAAVVVDSPADMAALGDLECVRAVRVYPGVRESAYPGERPGSARQNPIAYLQYTSGSTRRPKGVIVGHANLLANARMIQDVFAQDASSSWLGWLPLHHDMGLVGMIMHPLFCGITSTFMSPMTFVRDPLFWIMAISRYRATTAGGPNFSFELCARSYDATRLDGVDLSNWSVAFNGAETVSLETMRLFSDRYSGHGFRMEAFKPCYGLAEATLIVSAVGRQEPFQLAAGPDGKSRVGLGAPVSPARIRLFDSISGTLFDEPGRIGEICVGGPSVTVGYWGADADTDTMLVDSLGPLLRTGDLGYFADGQLTICGRTKEMMIVRGRNLYPTDLEHAVFEVKEPHRPQASAAFSVEVEGEEQVVLVIEVHRHTKQEALEAMADFIRRKVAEDFDIGLFSVVAVYHRSLPRTTSGKIQRMLCKQLFLEHKLSTLFEHHVAAPRTAQKVGAREDFETVLALILGRDLTIGDWQSHLTALGLDSLGASRLSALLRGKAGLVFPSQLLYNDATLWQIADALVPVPVPPAQNQRRSYDISEGQQALLLLHQAHPLSSRHTIARTLVFPSNPNCHDVRLHVERLLSSVDAARARFELSDSAQWQMRCDEQPLVLEQDFQRMEQAVDWVAQRCAEPWDVSSAPLVEVALLWLPGKTAVFVRAHHLVSDQQSVELLLRAIAPAFGGSVCAIPAGALGAQARREIQWLSGARRLHAEATFKRHLLEPLPYLDLHGKPRESLAAAGASLTLVLPDALHRSLPEICRQFHTTEYVVLLALFFVALARTTGEHDLVVGCAADCREEEADYATVDNYANLTPVRARLQPEMSVSGLIAQIRALVADMSDCRAYPFSRLVEYLRPTRRAGVLPLFETLFMTHRADSSGHAALIFGTSGETFSFAGVSAESLSTAIPELPFDLRCDVVCTPAQVLVKLEYRVELVSQQVIEDVARNYAEVAIAVANSPDHVVYGALARTEPLFGKAESSPWNDLPSSVVRCALEHPDSVAVIDCSGAHSYRELDQRSAAIAAKLRNLGVVDNACVALQLERNFDMVAALLGIWRAGCFYAPVPDTLPASRVEQLVSASASVMTVDEAFLSQLERAAAPERAGPRIAYRIFTSGTTGRPKCVDVTSAGLSNLLYAMQAELELNSADAFAATTSIGFDMAALEIWLPLMIGAKTVLLGKEDSMNGERFDAAIRSNGITVVQGTPSWYSNLVASQWQGNVGLRMISGGERLDWNLASQLLRRGEHLWNGYGPTETAVFSVVQKISSSGVAPATGSAPIGRPLPNTILLLLDHELQPTIRGDDGDLFIGGSGLADGYFGDPELTSQRFVSLPGQAQGQKFYRTGDRARMNADGTLEFRGRLDRQIKIKGHRLELAEVEAHLLDLSGVRQAFAFALAGDEGEQEIWAALVATSGDEANATDIDLRRQLLAKGVPAHAIPVRLKWFDHLPLNGSGKACVVSIAEDMRRHAPRATVLPALGDALQIQIAAAWQEVLGRAVDDIHTSFFDYGGTSLQLVRLQRAVSQRTGLSIDVLDLLHTGGVAHLAQRLQGSNHSILENRRPVSTTAMRRRRTDEESNQ; this is translated from the coding sequence ATGTTGACGTTGCTTGACGCCATCGAGCGGCACGAACAGCGTCAGCCCGACGCCATCGCCTTACGGTTTCTGAAAGATCCAGACGCGGCTGCGGACGAAATAACTTATACCGAGCTGTGCGAGCGCTTTCGTAGCTTCGGCAAAAGATTGTTGTTGGATGAGATGTCGCACGAACGCGTCATCATTGCTTGCAGTTCAGGCATCGACTATGTGGTGGCTATTCTAGGCTGTTTCTTTGCAGGTGCCGTTGCGGTGCCTTACATGGCCCCCAGAGCGCGCATGCGTGCGCGCTTTGTCGAGATGCTCGTCGCTTGCGATGCAGCCGCAGTGGTCGTCGATTCTCCCGCTGATATGGCTGCGCTTGGTGATCTTGAGTGTGTGCGAGCGGTACGTGTTTATCCCGGTGTGCGCGAAAGCGCCTATCCCGGAGAGCGGCCTGGCTCGGCACGACAAAACCCGATCGCCTATCTTCAGTACACGTCGGGTTCCACGCGGCGTCCCAAAGGCGTCATCGTCGGGCATGCGAACTTGCTCGCGAATGCTCGGATGATCCAGGACGTCTTCGCACAAGATGCCTCAAGTTCATGGCTCGGCTGGCTGCCTTTGCATCACGATATGGGGCTGGTAGGCATGATCATGCACCCGCTGTTCTGCGGGATAACAAGTACATTTATGTCGCCAATGACATTCGTTCGCGACCCGTTGTTTTGGATCATGGCGATCTCCCGCTATCGAGCCACGACCGCCGGCGGCCCGAACTTTTCCTTTGAGCTATGCGCGCGTTCTTATGATGCCACCCGGCTCGACGGAGTGGACCTGTCCAACTGGTCTGTCGCGTTCAACGGAGCCGAAACGGTCAGCCTGGAGACGATGCGGCTATTTTCGGATCGTTACAGTGGCCACGGCTTTCGCATGGAAGCATTCAAGCCATGTTATGGGCTGGCGGAAGCCACTTTGATCGTAAGCGCCGTCGGCAGACAAGAACCTTTTCAGCTTGCTGCCGGTCCGGATGGCAAGAGCCGTGTCGGACTGGGCGCGCCGGTGTCGCCAGCCCGTATAAGGCTGTTCGATTCCATCAGTGGCACATTGTTCGATGAGCCTGGCCGCATCGGTGAGATATGTGTCGGTGGGCCGTCGGTAACTGTCGGCTATTGGGGGGCGGATGCCGACACCGACACGATGCTTGTTGATTCGCTCGGGCCGCTTCTGCGCACTGGAGATTTGGGGTATTTCGCGGACGGGCAACTCACCATCTGTGGCCGCACTAAGGAAATGATGATCGTTCGCGGACGCAACTTGTACCCGACGGACCTAGAACACGCAGTTTTCGAAGTAAAAGAACCCCACCGGCCCCAGGCAAGCGCCGCGTTCTCGGTCGAGGTAGAGGGGGAAGAACAGGTCGTGCTTGTGATCGAAGTGCATCGTCACACGAAGCAGGAAGCGCTGGAGGCGATGGCCGACTTTATCCGGCGGAAGGTAGCCGAGGATTTTGATATTGGCCTATTCAGCGTCGTTGCTGTTTACCATCGATCGCTGCCACGCACTACGAGCGGCAAAATTCAGCGGATGCTATGCAAGCAGCTTTTTCTTGAGCACAAGCTTTCCACGCTATTTGAACATCACGTGGCCGCACCGAGAACGGCGCAGAAAGTCGGAGCACGGGAGGATTTTGAGACCGTGCTGGCGTTGATCCTTGGTCGTGATTTGACGATTGGCGACTGGCAGTCTCACCTAACGGCTTTAGGGCTCGATTCATTAGGAGCCAGCCGACTATCCGCTCTGCTTCGAGGGAAAGCAGGCCTTGTATTTCCAAGCCAGCTTCTTTATAACGATGCGACCCTCTGGCAAATCGCTGATGCGCTGGTTCCGGTTCCGGTTCCGCCTGCGCAAAACCAACGACGATCATACGATATATCCGAAGGGCAACAGGCACTGCTACTGCTTCATCAAGCGCATCCGTTATCGAGCCGGCATACGATTGCAAGAACGCTGGTGTTTCCATCGAACCCTAATTGCCACGACGTGCGGCTGCATGTTGAGCGTCTGCTTTCTTCGGTCGATGCGGCGCGCGCGCGCTTCGAGCTGTCAGATTCAGCACAGTGGCAGATGCGCTGCGATGAACAACCGCTTGTACTCGAGCAGGACTTCCAGCGCATGGAGCAAGCGGTCGACTGGGTCGCACAACGTTGTGCCGAGCCGTGGGACGTGTCGTCGGCGCCGTTGGTCGAAGTCGCTCTGCTGTGGTTGCCTGGCAAGACAGCTGTCTTTGTCCGTGCACACCACTTGGTCAGCGACCAGCAATCGGTCGAGTTGCTGCTCCGGGCGATCGCGCCCGCGTTCGGCGGCAGCGTTTGTGCAATTCCAGCCGGAGCTTTAGGCGCGCAGGCGCGACGGGAGATTCAATGGCTATCAGGTGCTCGAAGGCTGCACGCGGAAGCCACTTTCAAACGACACTTGCTCGAGCCGCTTCCGTACCTGGATTTGCACGGAAAGCCGCGCGAATCGCTCGCTGCTGCTGGAGCGTCGCTCACACTAGTCCTTCCCGATGCATTGCATCGATCGCTGCCCGAGATATGCCGCCAGTTTCACACGACTGAATACGTCGTTCTGCTTGCTCTTTTCTTTGTTGCCCTGGCGCGAACCACCGGTGAACATGATTTGGTGGTCGGTTGCGCCGCGGATTGCAGGGAGGAAGAAGCTGACTATGCAACGGTGGACAATTACGCAAACCTAACGCCTGTTCGTGCTCGACTCCAGCCGGAGATGAGCGTATCTGGGCTCATCGCGCAGATCAGGGCCCTCGTGGCCGACATGAGCGATTGTCGCGCTTACCCGTTTTCGCGTCTCGTTGAATACCTTCGTCCCACACGCAGAGCCGGCGTCTTACCTCTTTTCGAAACACTGTTCATGACTCACCGAGCCGACTCGTCTGGGCATGCGGCTTTGATTTTCGGAACCTCGGGCGAAACGTTTTCATTTGCCGGGGTATCGGCCGAATCGCTGTCGACGGCGATTCCGGAGTTGCCTTTCGATCTCCGCTGCGATGTCGTGTGCACTCCAGCCCAGGTACTGGTGAAGTTGGAATACAGGGTGGAACTGGTTTCGCAACAAGTCATTGAGGATGTGGCGCGAAATTACGCCGAAGTGGCCATCGCCGTAGCCAATTCGCCTGATCACGTCGTATACGGTGCACTCGCGCGCACCGAGCCACTATTCGGCAAAGCGGAGTCTTCGCCCTGGAACGACTTGCCTTCGAGCGTGGTTCGCTGCGCGCTCGAACATCCCGACAGTGTCGCGGTCATTGATTGTTCCGGAGCGCATTCATACAGGGAGCTCGATCAAAGAAGTGCCGCTATTGCCGCAAAATTGCGAAACCTTGGTGTGGTCGACAATGCGTGTGTCGCGCTACAGCTTGAGCGCAACTTCGATATGGTTGCTGCGCTATTAGGTATTTGGCGCGCCGGCTGCTTCTACGCGCCAGTCCCCGACACCTTGCCTGCATCAAGAGTTGAACAGCTCGTCAGCGCCAGCGCCTCCGTGATGACCGTCGACGAAGCGTTCCTGTCTCAACTGGAGAGGGCCGCCGCCCCGGAACGCGCAGGGCCTCGCATCGCCTATCGCATATTCACCTCCGGTACCACCGGGCGGCCAAAGTGCGTGGACGTGACCTCTGCAGGCCTATCGAACTTGCTGTACGCCATGCAGGCGGAATTGGAATTGAACTCAGCCGATGCGTTCGCGGCGACGACATCTATCGGATTCGACATGGCTGCACTTGAAATATGGCTGCCTTTGATGATTGGCGCAAAAACAGTGTTGCTTGGCAAGGAGGATTCGATGAATGGCGAGCGGTTCGATGCGGCAATACGAAGCAACGGCATCACCGTGGTTCAGGGCACGCCATCGTGGTACAGCAACCTGGTGGCGTCGCAATGGCAAGGCAACGTCGGCTTGCGCATGATCAGCGGTGGAGAGCGCCTGGACTGGAATCTGGCGTCACAGCTTCTGCGTCGTGGAGAACATCTATGGAACGGATACGGGCCGACGGAGACAGCCGTGTTTTCCGTAGTGCAAAAAATCAGTTCCTCAGGCGTTGCGCCCGCAACGGGATCGGCTCCAATAGGAAGGCCGCTTCCCAACACGATACTGTTGCTTCTGGACCACGAATTGCAACCCACCATTCGCGGCGACGATGGCGATCTTTTCATTGGTGGTAGCGGCCTTGCGGACGGTTATTTCGGGGATCCGGAACTCACATCCCAACGTTTCGTTTCGTTGCCGGGACAGGCGCAAGGACAAAAGTTCTATCGTACTGGCGACAGAGCTCGAATGAACGCCGACGGCACGTTGGAGTTCAGGGGGCGACTCGATCGGCAGATCAAGATAAAAGGGCATCGATTGGAATTGGCGGAAGTCGAGGCGCACTTGCTCGACCTTTCCGGCGTACGCCAAGCGTTCGCGTTTGCACTTGCCGGAGATGAGGGAGAGCAGGAAATCTGGGCCGCGCTAGTTGCGACGTCGGGGGATGAGGCAAACGCGACGGACATCGATTTGCGCCGGCAATTGCTGGCCAAGGGCGTTCCAGCACACGCCATACCGGTGCGCCTGAAATGGTTCGACCATCTACCGCTCAATGGCAGCGGCAAAGCCTGCGTTGTGTCAATCGCGGAAGACATGAGACGACATGCACCTCGCGCCACTGTTTTGCCGGCGTTGGGCGACGCTTTGCAAATACAAATCGCAGCGGCTTGGCAAGAGGTGCTCGGGCGCGCTGTCGATGACATCCATACCAGTTTCTTCGATTATGGAGGCACTTCGCTGCAATTGGTAAGGCTGCAGCGCGCCGTGTCCCAACGGACCGGATTATCGATAGACGTCCTCGATTTGCTGCATACCGGCGGCGTGGCGCATCTCGCGCAGCGATTGCAAGGATCGAACCATTCCATATTGGAAAATCGCCGCCCCGTCAGCACGACGGCTATGCGGCGGCGGCGCACTGACGAAGAATCAAATCAATGA